One window of the Eucalyptus grandis isolate ANBG69807.140 chromosome 6, ASM1654582v1, whole genome shotgun sequence genome contains the following:
- the LOC104448341 gene encoding electron transfer flavoprotein subunit alpha, mitochondrial isoform X2, with product MATRALIGARSRATFRLPASRFLSIGPISRFASALVIAEHEGGSIKAPSLSAVEAAKSLDKDNSISMLLAGSGPSLQEAAAYAASCHPSVSKVLVADSDRFMHPLAEPWARLIQLVQQRENFSHIVAASGSFGKNILPRAAALLDVSPVTDVIEISESTKFVRPIYAGNALCTVRYTGAHPCMLTIRSTSFQAQPDSTDSKAHKAPISQVDLSTFEEDTIGKSQYVKLTSQESERPDLGNARIVVTGGRGLKSAENFKMLEKLAEKLGAAVGATRAAVDAGFVPNDLQVGQTGKIVAPELYLAFGVSGAIQHLAGMRDSKVIVAVNKDADAPIFQVADYGLVGDLFEVIPELLEKLPEKN from the exons ATGGCGACCCGTGCGCTGATCGGAGCTCGCAGCAGAGCCACCTTTCGATTGCCTGCATCCCGATTCCTGTCCATCGGTCCCATTTCGAGATTT GCGAGCGCGTTGGTTATAGCCGAACATGAAGGCGGTTCTATCAAGGCACCATCGCTGAGTGCAGTCGAGGCGGCAAAGTCTCTGGACAAGGACAATTCGATTTCGATGCTGTTGGCTGGCTCAGGTCCTTCCCTACAAGAAGCAGCTGCCTATGCTGCCTCATGTCATCCTTCGGTTTCTAAG GTACTTGTTGCTGATTCAGATAGATTTATGCATCCTCTTGCAGAACCTTGGGCAAGACTGATCCAGCTAGTTCAGCAGAGGGAGAATTTCTCACATATTGTTGCTGCCTCTGGTTCATTTGGCAAGAATATACTCCCTCGAGCTGCTGCCCTCTTAGATGTGTCTCCAGTGACTGATGTTATAGAAATTTCAGAATCAACAAAATTTGTTAG GCCCATTTATGCTGGAAATGCACTCTGCACAGTTCGATATACTGGTGCTCACCCTTGTATGTTGACCATCAGATCCACATCATTTCAGGCGCAACCTGATTCCACAGATTCAAAGGCTCACAAGGCTCCTATTTCTCAGGTGGATCTCTCAACCTTTGAGGAAG ATACAATTGGTAAATCTCAATATGTGAAACTGACATCCCAAGAGAGTGAACGCCCTGATCTTGGTAATGCACGGATTGTGGTCACTGGTGGTCGAGGACTGAAAAGTGCTGAAAACTTCAAAATGTTAGAGAAGCTAGCAGAAAAGCTTGGTGCAGCAG tGGGTGCCACACGTGCTGCTGTTGATGCGGGGTTTGTTCCAAATGACCTCCAG GTTGGTCAAACTGGAAAAATTGTTGCCCCAGAATTATACCTGGCTTTTGGAGTTTCTGGAGCCATCCAACACCTTGCTGGCATGAGAGATTCCAAGGTCATAGTCGCTGTAAATAAAGATGCAGATGCTCCTATTTTTCAG GTAGCTGATTATGGGCTTGTTGGCGATCTTTTCGAGGTTATACCGGAGTTGCTAGAGAAGCTTCCTGAGAAGAATTAG
- the LOC104448341 gene encoding electron transfer flavoprotein subunit alpha, mitochondrial isoform X1, producing MATRALIGARSRATFRLPASRFLSIGPISRFASALVIAEHEGGSIKAPSLSAVEAAKSLDKDNSISMLLAGSGPSLQEAAAYAASCHPSVSKVLVADSDRFMHPLAEPWARLIQLVQQRENFSHIVAASGSFGKNILPRAAALLDVSPVTDVIEISESTKFVRPIYAGNALCTVRYTGAHPCMLTIRSTSFQAQPDSTDSKAHKAPISQVDLSTFEEADTIGKSQYVKLTSQESERPDLGNARIVVTGGRGLKSAENFKMLEKLAEKLGAAVGATRAAVDAGFVPNDLQVGQTGKIVAPELYLAFGVSGAIQHLAGMRDSKVIVAVNKDADAPIFQVADYGLVGDLFEVIPELLEKLPEKN from the exons ATGGCGACCCGTGCGCTGATCGGAGCTCGCAGCAGAGCCACCTTTCGATTGCCTGCATCCCGATTCCTGTCCATCGGTCCCATTTCGAGATTT GCGAGCGCGTTGGTTATAGCCGAACATGAAGGCGGTTCTATCAAGGCACCATCGCTGAGTGCAGTCGAGGCGGCAAAGTCTCTGGACAAGGACAATTCGATTTCGATGCTGTTGGCTGGCTCAGGTCCTTCCCTACAAGAAGCAGCTGCCTATGCTGCCTCATGTCATCCTTCGGTTTCTAAG GTACTTGTTGCTGATTCAGATAGATTTATGCATCCTCTTGCAGAACCTTGGGCAAGACTGATCCAGCTAGTTCAGCAGAGGGAGAATTTCTCACATATTGTTGCTGCCTCTGGTTCATTTGGCAAGAATATACTCCCTCGAGCTGCTGCCCTCTTAGATGTGTCTCCAGTGACTGATGTTATAGAAATTTCAGAATCAACAAAATTTGTTAG GCCCATTTATGCTGGAAATGCACTCTGCACAGTTCGATATACTGGTGCTCACCCTTGTATGTTGACCATCAGATCCACATCATTTCAGGCGCAACCTGATTCCACAGATTCAAAGGCTCACAAGGCTCCTATTTCTCAGGTGGATCTCTCAACCTTTGAGGAAG CAGATACAATTGGTAAATCTCAATATGTGAAACTGACATCCCAAGAGAGTGAACGCCCTGATCTTGGTAATGCACGGATTGTGGTCACTGGTGGTCGAGGACTGAAAAGTGCTGAAAACTTCAAAATGTTAGAGAAGCTAGCAGAAAAGCTTGGTGCAGCAG tGGGTGCCACACGTGCTGCTGTTGATGCGGGGTTTGTTCCAAATGACCTCCAG GTTGGTCAAACTGGAAAAATTGTTGCCCCAGAATTATACCTGGCTTTTGGAGTTTCTGGAGCCATCCAACACCTTGCTGGCATGAGAGATTCCAAGGTCATAGTCGCTGTAAATAAAGATGCAGATGCTCCTATTTTTCAG GTAGCTGATTATGGGCTTGTTGGCGATCTTTTCGAGGTTATACCGGAGTTGCTAGAGAAGCTTCCTGAGAAGAATTAG
- the LOC104448342 gene encoding GTPase-activating protein gyp7 produces the protein MWRDPGAPADSFYEVRPECTDVPKSRFRIKAGKTLSARKWHATFTPEGYLDISKILRRIQRGGVHPSIRGEVWEFLLGCYDPKSTFDEREQIRQRRRYQYARWKEECKQMFPVVGSGRFVTAPIITEDGQPVQDPIVLSQINPEKYSGLPPKSEVDAANGKLTNGNTEACSTSSSCEVLERVKEPTNRATVDKKEIQWKLTLHQIGLDVVRTDRTLVFYEKQENLSKLWDILAVYAWIDKDVGYCQGMSDLCSPMIILLNDEADAFWCFERLMRRLRGNFRCTERSVGVEAQLHNLAAITQIIDPKLHQHLETLGGGDYLFAFRMLMVLFRREFSFCDSLYLWEMMWALEYDPDLFFLYEDPEAANEKAEGSKGKVKSIRQCGKFERENMRNGAKSSEAPLPISLFLVASVLKDKSSKLLQEARGLDDVVKILNDVTGNIDAKKACSGAMKIHKKYLRKAKKP, from the exons ATGTGGAGGGATCCTGGAGCTCCTGCCGATTCGTTCTACGAGGTTCGGCCCGAGTGCACGGATGTTCCCAAGTCCCGTTTCAGGATCAAG GCTGGGAAAACTTTAAGTGCTAGGAAATGGCATGCTACGTTCACCCCAGAAGGTTACCTGGATATAAGCAAAATTCTAAGGCGAATACAACGTGGG GGTGTTCATCCATCCATTAGAGGAGAAGTCTGGGAATTTTTACTTGGCTGTTATGATCCCAAGAGCACATTTGATGAAAGAGAGCAGATAAGGCAACGTCGCAG GTATCAATATGCTCGGTGGAAGGAAGAATGTAAGCAAATGTTCCCTGTTGTTGGGAGTGGTAGGTTTGTCACTGCACCTATAATAACTGAAGATGGTCAGCCAGTTCAAGATCCTATTGTGCTTTCACAAATAAATCCAGAAAAGTATTCTGGATTACCTCCTAAAAGTGAGGTTGATGCTGCAAATGGCAAACTAACCAATGGCAACACTGAGGCTTGTTCCACTTCAAGCTCTTGTGAGGTTCTGGAAAGAGTAAAGGAACCAACAAATCGTGCTACTGTGGACAAAAAAGAGATCCAGTGGAAGCTCACTCTACATCAAATAG GTCTTGACGTCGTTCGCACAGACAGGACATTGGTGTTTTATGAAAAGCAAGAGAACTTGTCAAAACTCTGGGATATTTTGGCTGTTTATGCATGGATAGATAAAGATGTTGGCTACTGTCAAG GAATGAGCGATCTCTGTTCCCCTATGATAATTCTTCTTAATGATGAAGCTGATGCATTTTGGTGCTTTGAACGCTTGATGCGCAGACTG CGAGGAAATTTCAGATGCACTGAAAGATCTGTTGGAGTGGAAGCACAGCTACATAATTTAGCTGCAATAACCCAGATTATTGATCCAAAACTTCATCAACATTTAG AAACACTTGGTGGAGGTGACTATCTTTTCGCATTCCGCATGCTTATGGTTTTGTTCCGTCGGGAGTTCTCGTTTTGTGACTCTCTATATCTTTGGGAG ATGATGTGGGCCCTGGAATATGACCCAGACTTGTTCTTTCTGTATGAAGATCCTGAAGCAGCTAATGAAAAGGCTGAAGGATCTAAAGGAAAGGTCAAGTCGATACGACAGTGTGGGAAGTTTGAGAGGGAAAACATGAGAAATGGAGCGAAGAGTTCTGAAGCGCCTCTGCCTATATCTTTGTTCTTGGTTGCCAGTGTCTTAAAAGATAAGAGCTCAAAACTATTGCAAGAAGCTCGGGGCCTAGATGATGTTGTTAAG ATACTAAATGATGTTACTGGTAACATAGATGCCAAGAAGGCGTGCAGCGGAGCTATGAAAATACACAAGAAGTATTTAAGAAAG GCTAAGAAGCCATAG
- the LOC104451458 gene encoding 2S albumin-like, with translation MAKLATLAAILGVLLAVSHAVSASRATITTVDIDEAENQRRGGGRSCYEQVERQDLNHCEQLFEDVMRYGGGRYGGDQYGRGQYGGDQYGDDRYGQGSGRWGGQGQCSSQQLRQSRHFRPCCQQLRQLDDQCRCEGLREIVREQTGGFGGQGSQGQLSQCARNLPNICGFGPQHCEIRGMGYLRQ, from the coding sequence ATGGCGAAGCTTGCGACCCTAGCAGCGATCCTCGGCGTCCTCCTGGCGGTGTCCCACGCCGTCTCGGCCAGCCGCGCCACCATCACTACAGTCGACATTGATGAGGCTGAGAACCAGAGGCGCGGCGGCGGCAGGAGCTGCTACGAGCAGGTCGAGAGGCAAGACCTCAACCACTGCGAGCAGCTCTTTGAGGATGTGATGAGGTACGGTGGCGGCCGATACGGCGGCGACCAGTACGGCCGCGGTCAGTATGGTGGTGACCAATACGGTGATGACCGGTATGGCCAGGGAAGCGGGCGCTGGGGCGGCCAAGGCCAATGCTCAAGCCAGCAGCTGAGGCAGTCGAGGCACTTCAGGCCATGCTGCCAGCAGCTGAGGCAGCTGGACGACCAATGCCGGTGCGAGGGACTAAGGGAAATCGTCAGAGAGCAGACAGGCGGGTTCGGAGGTCAGGGATCGCAAGGTCAGTTGTCGCAGTGCGCGAGGAACCTGCCTAACATATGCGGGTTCGGTCCTCAGCACTGCGAGATCAGGGGCATGGGGTATTTGAGGCAATGA
- the LOC104448343 gene encoding AP-5 complex subunit mu isoform X2: MKSQFCILVLPLVELGHLDSYKELCKRSDCGNAVGGVDGSLSSLLLDLPSVTGAFMVAHAIGEIISGDMAEPEVIVNASPSVGGLLDSLTGSIGISSRAKPVAAPVASSTPSNTSVGAVSSDAMKIGSRPLDKDALRTFISSSMPFGTPLDLNASNIFTIKLNGFSSADLPPADVKQPAWKPYLYKGKQKILFTIHETVAAALYDRDEIPDSISVSGQVNCRAELEGLPDVSLPLIGLNSNRIESLSFHPSAQVPEQGADKQSVMFSPPLGNFVLMRYQASCGLGPPIKGFYQLSMVSEDEGAFLFKLSLMEGYKAPLTMEFCTLTMPFPRRRIVAVDGTPSVGTISTTEHSVEWKILVSGRGLVGKSIEATFPGTVKFAPWQTQRFPYTKSFFGSMAEEDSDADTEPTNNMVNVEEYLMEKMTKDLPPVDLEEPFCWQAYNYAKVSFRIAGASLSGISIDPKSVSIYPSVKAPVEFSIQVTAGDYILWNTLGRCPSIAMPR; encoded by the exons ATGAAGAGTCAGTTCTGCATCCTTGTACTGCCTCTGGTTGAGCTTGGACATTTAGATTCATATAAGGAATTGTGCAAAAGATCTGATTGTGGCAATGCTGTTGGAGGAGTGGATGGAAGTTTATCTTCGCTCCTGCTTGATCTTCCATCAGTTACAGG GGCATTCATGGTAGCACATGCCATTGGCGAGATAATTTCTGGGGATATGGCTGAACCTGAAGTGATTGTGAATGCATCCCCATCTGTGGGagggttattggattccttaacTGGCAGCATAGGTATATCATCAAGAGCAAAGCCTGTGGCAGCTCCAGTTGCATCTTCAACTCCCTCCAATACTTCCGTTGGTGCTGTCTCATCAGATGCTATGAAAATTGGTTCAAGGCCATTGGATAAGGATGCACTAAGGACTTTTATTAGTAGCTCGATGCCCTTTG GTACCCCTTTGGATCTCAATGCTTCCAATATTTTCACTATCAAGCTTAATGGTTTTTCTTCAGCAGATCTGCCTCCTGCTGATGTCAAACAGCCTGCATGGAAGCCATATCTTTACAAGGGGAAGCAGAAAATACTTTTTACTATTCATGAAACTGTTGCTGCTGCCTTGTATGATCGTGATGAGATTCCAGATAGCATTTCAGTTTCCGGTCAGGTTAATTGTCGAGCAGAATTAGAAGGACTGCCTGATGTATCTCTTCCTTTAATAGGGCTGAATAGCAATCGCATTGAGTCTTTATCATTCCATCCATCTGCCCAAGTTCCAGAACAGGGTGCGGATAAGCAGTCAGTGATGTTTTCACCACCGTTGGGTAATTTTGTTCTGATGCGCTATCAAGCATCCTGTGGGCTTGGACCTCCCATAAAGGGATTCTATCAATTGTCAATGGTTTCTGAAGATGAAGGtgcatttttgttcaaactAAGCTTGATGGAAGGTTACAAGGCTCCTTTGACCATGGAGTTCTGCACTCTGACAATGCCTTTTCCTAGGAGAAGGATTGTTGCTGTGGATGGAACTCCTTCAGTTGGAACTATTTCAACTACAGAACACTCTGTCGAGTGGAAAATTTTAGTAAGTGGACGAGGTCTTGTTGGAAAAAGCATTGAAGCTACCTTCCCAGGGACAGTTAAGTTTGCACCATGGCAAACTCAAAGGTTCCCTtatacaaaatcattttttggaagcATGGCAGAGGAAGATAGTGATGCTGACACAGAACCCACCAATAATATGGTCAATGTAGAGGAATATCTGATGGAGAAAATGACCAAGGATCTCCCTCCAGTTGATTTAGAGGAACCATTTTGCTGGCAGGCATACAATTATGCTAAA GTGTCTTTCAGAATTGCTGGGGCATCATTGTCTGGGATATCCATTGATCCTAAATCC GTGAGCATCTATCCTTCTGTTAAAGCACCAGTGGAGTTTTCAATTCAG GTGACTGCTGGGGATTATATTTTGTGGAACACATTGGGCAGATGTCCCTCTATAGCAATGCCAAGATAG